The DNA window TCCGTTGACCTCATTGATGCCTTGAGATTCTCAAAGAAGACCGGGGCCTCCGTGGTTACAATAACTCCGGCCGGATCGAAGCTAAGCGATTATTCGAGCATCAACCTGGAAAGCTATTACTCGAAACTAGTCTTTCCAGAAGGCGGCCTAGTCACTAGAATCGTCCAGCTGATGATTGTAGATGTACTCTATATGAAATTTCTTCAAATCTCAGGCGGAAGGTTCGAGGAAAGATACTCGAGATTTCGAGAAGTCCTTGACTTCAAGAGAAGAGGAGCAAAAAAATGAGAGGGATCTAGTCCCTCTCATCAGTTAACGGTTCATTCACCGGAGTTGCTCACCAAGCCTCTCCAGATTATCTCTCTTATGCTTTCCAGCCCGTTCGGGTCTTCCGTTATGCTGAAACCATTCAATATGAGGTCTGCTGCGCTGTCGGGATCCACGTCTTTCGAAATCTCCTGAGCAATCTTTGCTTCATCTATGGCTGAGGACAGCTTCTCCTTCAGAAGCTGGTATCTGTCTCTTACCCTCTTCCAGGACTCATTGTCCTCCCTGCTAAGGTTAGCCCTCTCTTGATCCATGATTTTCTTGATCTCGTTCTTATTGGTTATGAAATCAATGTACGACCTGAGAATCCTCTTGAGTTTCGACACATAAACATTCTCATCTCTTGTTTCCGAAAAGACATGATCTTCAAGTTCGTCTATCGAATATTGCCAGACTTCATAAAATAAATCCTCTTTGCTGGGGAAGTAATAATATATCAAGGCCTTTTTCACCCCAGCGATCTGGGCAATCTCAGACATGCTTACGCCGTCGTGACCTCTTTCCGCAAAGGCCTTCCGGGCGGCTTTTATAATCCTCTCTCTAGAAGACAATTTTGCTCGCACCGGATCCACCGTCCCCTCAAGGTTTTTTGTCTATAGCAAGCTTTTCTTCGTTGTTAGCGTACTTTCTCATTCTAACATCGAAATCGTATACCCCTCTGTGGGCCGGATGGGTCTCGGCAAAGCCTTCCTCATAGTAGAGTTTGTCGGCGTATTCCTTCCAACCCGCAGCAAGTTCATCGAGCTGTCCGGCAAGCTCGGTGACAACGTTTTCGCTGCCATCATGCTGTGGGATCGCATTGAACTTGTTCACCATGGCTCTGAGGACCTTCGGATTGTCAATAATCGGACAGGGTCTGAAGAGATTATTGCTGTAAGGCACCATTCTCTTGTATGCAGTGAAGAATGGAGACTTCAAAATCTCCAGAAGACTCTTCTCTCTTATACTGTCAACCGCGAACTGCTGGAAGACACACGGTTCAACGTAGCCCTTTGCATTTACGTGAAGATACTTCGCGCCGGCGGCCAGACAGCCATTCGTAAGGAATCCGTGGTTCCAGAAATCCGCAACGAATGCAAAGTCTCCGCCAAGTCTCTCTTGCTCAGTCTTGAAGAAACGCTCGTACCTCTGTTCAGGTGTCGGCACGAGATCCATCGAAGGATTCATACCTACCGGCATGAACTGGAAGACCCAAGCATAAGCAACGCCTTCGTCCTTCAAGAACTGCCAGAACTCGTCCTTCATCATTACTTCGTGATTGAGTCTTGTTGCGGTAACCGAAGTACCGTAGATGACTCCGGCTTCTCTCAGATTTTCCCACGCCTGCTTGATCTTCTGGAAAACACCGCGTCCTCTTCTCCAGTCAGTCTC is part of the Mesotoga infera genome and encodes:
- a CDS encoding radical SAM protein, yielding MGIVESMKASMLRQAGKYVGSLVRNSSTENIGRLFGTVAALTKEPTKSGLKKLTQMAKEEHPMIVSWQNVFKRSSPKSVEKAMTNLVVNEFALGEKIRQEKMLEHEVVIPKLVVISPTYACNLNCVGCYAGLYGRKYQLSKEEVSSIIRQANELGIYFFIITGGEPFVWPHLLEIFEEFNDSYFQVYTNGTLITKEVAKKLGELGNATFAVSVEGFEGETDWRRGRGVFQKIKQAWENLREAGVIYGTSVTATRLNHEVMMKDEFWQFLKDEGVAYAWVFQFMPVGMNPSMDLVPTPEQRYERFFKTEQERLGGDFAFVADFWNHGFLTNGCLAAGAKYLHVNAKGYVEPCVFQQFAVDSIREKSLLEILKSPFFTAYKRMVPYSNNLFRPCPIIDNPKVLRAMVNKFNAIPQHDGSENVVTELAGQLDELAAGWKEYADKLYYEEGFAETHPAHRGVYDFDVRMRKYANNEEKLAIDKKP
- a CDS encoding TetR/AcrR family transcriptional regulator, which produces MRAKLSSRERIIKAARKAFAERGHDGVSMSEIAQIAGVKKALIYYYFPSKEDLFYEVWQYSIDELEDHVFSETRDENVYVSKLKRILRSYIDFITNKNEIKKIMDQERANLSREDNESWKRVRDRYQLLKEKLSSAIDEAKIAQEISKDVDPDSAADLILNGFSITEDPNGLESIREIIWRGLVSNSGE